The following proteins are encoded in a genomic region of Neurospora crassa OR74A linkage group VI, whole genome shotgun sequence:
- a CDS encoding ubiquitin-conjugating enzyme, whose translation MATRAAHKRLTREYKSITENPPPYITAHPSESNILEWHYIITGPENTPYHGGQYWGTLIFPPNYPFAPPAIRMHTPSGRFTPSSRLCLSISDFHPKSFNPAWEVSTILIGLLSFMTSEEMTTGSVSATETERKFHAARSRWWNSTGGGSHLRPNGAAGKGNVKAGDGGAKFRSEWPEVDAENWRWIKENNIDPATGNRPEPVNASSCGPQLGIAGSSGGQAHAVVDVVMQQRDAGQGWMSRHKWLLAGSFFFFYVLMVRIFGEA comes from the exons ATGGCTACACGTGCGGCACACAAGCGC TTGACGCGCGAATACAAATCCATCACCGAGAACCCCCCGCCGTACATCACTGCCCACCCCTCCGAGTCCAATATCCTGGA ATGGCATTACATCATCACAGGACCCGAGAACACTCCCTACCACGGCGGTCAATACTGGGGCACGCTCATCTTCCCGCCCAACTACCCCTTCGCTCCTCCTGCGATCCGTATGCACACTCCTTCCGGCCGCTTCACACCCTCGAGCCGACTATGTCTCTCCATCTCGGATTTCCACCCCAAATCCTTCAACCCTGCATGGGAAGTCTCGACGATCCTTATCGGCCTACTATCATTCATGACCTCCGAAGAGATGACGACGGGCTCCGTCTCGGCCACCGAAACAGAACGCAAGTTTCACGCCGCGCGCTCACGATGGTGGAACTCGACGGGCGGCGGCTCCCATCTCCGACCGAACGGCGCAGCCGGGAAAGGCAACGTCAAGGCTGGCGATGGGGGCGCCAAGTTCAGGTCGGAGTGGCCCGAGGTGGACGCCGAGAACTGGAGGTGGATCAAGGAAAACAACATTGACCCAGCGACGGGGAACAGGCCGGAGCCGGTGAACGCGTCGTCATGCGGACCTCAGCTAGGTATCGCTGGCAGCAGCGGTGGTCAGGCTCACGCTGTTGTGGACGTGGTTATGCAGCAAAGAGATGCGGGTCAGGGGTGGATGTCGAGGCATAAGTGGCTGCTGGCGggatcctttttcttcttttacgTATTGATGGTGAGGATCTTTGGCGAGGCTTGA